The Thermoplasmata archaeon genome includes a window with the following:
- a CDS encoding ATPase domain-containing protein produces the protein MSERARVWEGLLQRVVEANIDLVSTRRLKGHLDRLAEKYPALSMVSISEGKVSLADGFPEGDTGLAAVCVILGAIYWILDMFTGPSAAAERLRGPVRRYLEEVMPGGVLGLNRFLPKLHLEREPGEAAGEGGEGAAVSLPVGRAEEGAGAKGEAGATEAGEGQETGEVAAGADELASRFTGAVEWLGERLPRGSSILVEGQGQLKERMCLRFIKEGLERGEAALVVLARPPEEFRRLMMVEGLDTARSEELGLLQILDWHTFRERRIEDLEDEGSVKRLPMELPHVGAAINMALQELPQGGSPRAFVDILPRALATVAIETVFNFVAVTILKFRKRAMTALFLMEEERDPEKAAIRLSFNSSVEIQEAEGGRVTVRVRGPLLRGKLKVLRPEGAALVVESERPLPAEEMTEPELLEKIRSDAAAWRSQGYIVDALEEALRGPPARAKEVWERYKRAVEALQDVRSDLRIMDLTGVEVEAARIQDMARNPELLPEVEEAMKRLRQKFQALKEARARDAEAREAGVTTTKASAVERGGEGARTGAGLSPESCGPGGAEVAGGEEEIIEIQMEEGGGEEAAAGGVAGGAEVGGAEREGHGELQIQGAAEGAEAREGKAPPMGGEGAGAVGVAGAGAAAPALGRETGPTPAPGDEERRKEFREAIERWRAEGYNVAPLERALEGDIEEARRAFVLFRVQLQRLRELGEELAAINVPALEKKRAALKPLLKDVERIPELESSLKDMREELELVREEERARKEEEQRRRAALSEKMFWWHSHGIDVHELERALEGGLEEAEAAFREFEEGARRLIELREELSAPGASDFPEEVAALEAKLTDVHRVREAEEEVARFKEHLRLHSRVARERRALTERVEALRARGFLVEGIEGLMDKDLRFAERELQSLEANAEVMGGFIAQLEGMDVKGFEREARELRERMRDPRRLEECRRDLLRLRHGVERARAEEREREGYRRQVEEWKRSGLQTSELEAALGGDLPSLRRAIIKFRLDLQLHDELLALLEPLLHGKHAAEAARIQQEMRDFSKLPELEKRILELRLDFEEEALARGREKGRELERELELHKKLAEWIQSGYQLRRLESALRADPESLRAEVERLDKDIEQLSKLASALEVLDTRGHERDLNYIRSMLNDPDKVAQVRSLHEALKLEISRRKKEEERRAAMRAAIREWKQKGYSTEHLEKNLEGDLDRASQELILFKLRVAAAEHLKARLELLEALGHESEASELRQRVSSLDGIEKLHERAEKLMSAAEQRRRERAERRSVRRRLRAELGERLLAWAAKGLVVKRLERALEGPIEEAPAEFERFEADVRRLGELEKELDALDAAGLEAEVLSLKSKLNDVDKIKEIEEGIRGLRERLERERKEAARRRELDEARRLEAERAAAVRKRLEERLAEWSAFGYNVDALRAALAGDLKSAEARFADFENALFRTEELRMEFHELLTRGIEDVPGAETVERLLQDPLKLPQAEKAFREFRQRAEATLEARSAEMRELAARVAALKESGEDVSALERAMALGVAELRKALEEFEKQKKIKGLEATWKGIKRSLKGSGGEGSEHGGGAVKKANKQRE, from the coding sequence ATGAGTGAGAGGGCTCGTGTCTGGGAGGGTCTCCTCCAGAGGGTCGTGGAGGCCAACATCGACCTCGTCAGCACAAGGAGGCTCAAGGGTCATCTCGACCGCCTAGCGGAAAAGTACCCAGCCCTCTCGATGGTGAGCATCAGCGAGGGGAAGGTTTCGCTCGCCGACGGATTTCCAGAGGGCGACACCGGTCTGGCGGCGGTGTGCGTGATTCTCGGCGCGATCTACTGGATTCTGGACATGTTCACCGGGCCCTCGGCGGCGGCGGAGAGGCTCCGGGGACCGGTGCGTAGGTACCTCGAGGAGGTCATGCCCGGCGGGGTGCTCGGCTTGAACCGCTTCCTGCCTAAGCTCCACCTCGAGAGAGAGCCCGGGGAGGCGGCCGGGGAGGGTGGCGAGGGCGCGGCGGTCTCGCTCCCCGTGGGCAGAGCGGAAGAGGGAGCCGGCGCGAAGGGGGAGGCCGGGGCGACGGAGGCCGGGGAGGGCCAGGAGACGGGCGAGGTCGCGGCCGGGGCCGACGAGCTCGCGTCCCGGTTCACGGGAGCGGTCGAGTGGCTGGGGGAGCGGCTCCCGAGGGGCTCTTCCATTCTCGTCGAGGGGCAAGGCCAGCTCAAGGAGAGGATGTGCCTCAGATTCATAAAGGAGGGTCTCGAGAGAGGCGAAGCGGCGCTCGTTGTGCTCGCCCGCCCGCCTGAGGAGTTCAGGCGGCTGATGATGGTCGAGGGGCTGGACACCGCAAGGTCCGAGGAGCTCGGGCTCCTGCAGATTCTGGATTGGCACACATTCAGGGAGAGGCGCATCGAAGACCTGGAGGACGAGGGCTCGGTGAAGAGGCTCCCGATGGAGCTCCCGCATGTCGGGGCCGCCATCAACATGGCGCTGCAGGAGCTGCCGCAGGGCGGCTCCCCGCGAGCTTTCGTGGACATTCTCCCGAGAGCCCTCGCCACGGTCGCGATAGAGACGGTTTTCAACTTCGTCGCCGTGACCATCCTCAAATTCAGAAAAAGGGCGATGACAGCGCTCTTCCTCATGGAAGAAGAGAGGGACCCGGAGAAAGCAGCGATTCGGCTGAGCTTCAACTCGAGCGTAGAGATTCAGGAGGCAGAGGGCGGGAGGGTGACGGTCCGGGTCAGGGGCCCGCTCCTGAGGGGGAAGCTGAAAGTTCTGAGGCCCGAGGGCGCGGCGCTTGTGGTGGAGAGCGAGCGGCCTCTGCCTGCGGAGGAGATGACAGAGCCGGAGCTCCTGGAGAAAATCAGGAGCGATGCCGCGGCTTGGCGGTCCCAGGGCTATATCGTGGACGCGCTTGAGGAGGCACTCAGGGGCCCGCCCGCGAGAGCTAAGGAAGTGTGGGAGCGATATAAAAGGGCGGTTGAGGCGCTCCAGGACGTCAGGAGCGACCTGAGAATCATGGACTTGACCGGGGTGGAGGTCGAGGCTGCGAGAATTCAGGACATGGCGAGGAACCCGGAGCTTCTTCCGGAGGTCGAGGAGGCCATGAAAAGGCTCCGACAGAAGTTCCAGGCGCTGAAGGAGGCTAGAGCCCGCGATGCAGAAGCCCGGGAGGCCGGCGTCACTACGACGAAGGCCTCGGCCGTGGAGAGGGGGGGTGAGGGCGCGAGGACTGGGGCTGGGTTGAGCCCGGAGTCTTGCGGGCCGGGAGGGGCGGAAGTAGCCGGGGGGGAGGAGGAGATAATTGAAATCCAAATGGAGGAGGGGGGAGGGGAGGAGGCGGCTGCCGGCGGTGTTGCAGGGGGCGCGGAAGTGGGGGGAGCGGAGAGGGAAGGCCATGGTGAGTTACAGATTCAGGGTGCTGCGGAGGGGGCGGAGGCGCGGGAGGGGAAGGCGCCGCCGATGGGAGGGGAAGGAGCGGGAGCGGTTGGGGTGGCAGGTGCTGGGGCGGCCGCGCCAGCTCTTGGGAGGGAGACCGGCCCCACTCCCGCCCCCGGTGACGAGGAGAGGAGGAAAGAGTTCCGGGAAGCGATTGAGAGGTGGAGAGCCGAGGGCTATAACGTCGCGCCGCTCGAGAGGGCTCTCGAGGGAGACATTGAGGAGGCCCGCCGGGCCTTCGTGCTCTTCAGGGTCCAGCTCCAGAGGCTCAGGGAGCTCGGCGAGGAGCTAGCCGCAATCAATGTCCCGGCGCTGGAGAAGAAAAGGGCGGCGCTCAAGCCTCTCCTGAAGGACGTCGAGCGAATTCCCGAGCTCGAGAGTTCCCTGAAAGATATGAGGGAAGAACTCGAGCTCGTGCGCGAGGAGGAGAGGGCGAGGAAGGAGGAGGAGCAGAGGAGGCGGGCAGCGCTCTCCGAAAAGATGTTCTGGTGGCACTCCCACGGAATCGACGTCCATGAGCTCGAGAGGGCGCTGGAGGGCGGCTTGGAGGAAGCTGAGGCCGCCTTCCGGGAGTTCGAGGAAGGGGCTCGGAGGCTCATCGAGCTCAGGGAGGAGCTCTCCGCACCCGGCGCGTCCGATTTTCCTGAAGAGGTGGCTGCCCTGGAGGCAAAGCTCACCGACGTTCATCGCGTGAGAGAGGCCGAGGAGGAGGTCGCCAGGTTCAAGGAGCACCTCCGCCTCCACTCGAGGGTGGCCCGCGAGAGGAGGGCACTGACGGAGAGGGTAGAGGCGCTGAGGGCTAGGGGTTTTCTGGTCGAGGGCATCGAAGGCCTCATGGACAAGGACCTGCGCTTCGCCGAGCGCGAGCTGCAGTCCCTCGAGGCGAACGCGGAGGTGATGGGCGGCTTCATCGCCCAGCTCGAGGGGATGGATGTGAAGGGTTTCGAGAGGGAGGCCCGAGAGCTAAGGGAGCGGATGAGAGACCCGCGCCGCCTCGAGGAGTGCAGGAGAGACCTGCTGAGGCTGAGGCACGGGGTCGAGAGGGCGAGGGCAGAGGAGAGGGAGAGGGAGGGCTACAGGAGGCAGGTGGAGGAGTGGAAGAGGAGCGGGCTCCAAACATCGGAGCTCGAGGCCGCGCTTGGCGGGGACCTGCCCTCGCTCAGGCGTGCGATTATCAAGTTCAGGCTCGACCTCCAGCTCCACGACGAGCTGCTGGCGCTGCTCGAGCCCCTCCTGCACGGGAAGCACGCCGCCGAGGCCGCCAGAATTCAGCAAGAGATGAGGGACTTCTCGAAGCTGCCCGAGCTCGAGAAGAGAATTCTGGAGCTCAGGCTCGACTTCGAAGAGGAAGCCCTCGCCCGGGGGAGGGAGAAGGGCAGGGAGCTCGAGCGGGAGCTGGAGCTCCACAAAAAGCTCGCTGAATGGATCCAGTCGGGCTATCAGCTCAGGAGGCTCGAGAGCGCTCTCAGGGCTGACCCGGAGAGCCTGAGGGCCGAGGTCGAGCGCCTGGACAAGGACATCGAGCAGCTCTCGAAGCTGGCCTCAGCGCTCGAGGTTCTGGACACGAGGGGCCACGAGAGGGATCTCAATTACATCAGGAGCATGCTCAACGACCCCGACAAGGTCGCGCAGGTCCGCAGCCTGCACGAGGCCCTCAAGCTCGAGATAAGCCGAAGGAAGAAGGAGGAGGAGAGAAGGGCCGCGATGCGCGCGGCCATCAGGGAATGGAAGCAGAAGGGCTATTCCACTGAGCACCTAGAGAAAAACCTTGAGGGCGACCTGGACAGGGCGTCGCAAGAGCTGATTCTCTTCAAGCTTAGGGTCGCGGCCGCAGAGCATCTAAAGGCCCGGCTAGAGCTCCTCGAAGCGCTGGGCCACGAGAGCGAGGCCTCGGAGCTCAGGCAGCGGGTCTCGAGCCTTGATGGTATCGAGAAGCTCCACGAGCGCGCCGAGAAGCTAATGAGCGCCGCGGAGCAGAGGAGAAGGGAGAGGGCCGAGCGCCGCTCGGTCCGGCGAAGACTCAGAGCCGAGCTGGGGGAGAGGCTCCTGGCTTGGGCGGCGAAGGGTCTCGTTGTGAAACGGCTGGAGAGGGCGCTCGAGGGCCCTATCGAAGAGGCGCCAGCAGAGTTCGAGAGGTTCGAGGCGGATGTGAGGAGGCTTGGGGAGCTCGAGAAGGAGCTCGATGCGCTCGACGCAGCGGGTCTCGAGGCTGAGGTTCTCTCATTGAAGTCGAAGCTTAACGATGTCGATAAAATAAAAGAAATAGAAGAGGGGATTAGGGGCCTCCGAGAGAGGCTCGAGAGAGAGAGGAAGGAAGCCGCCAGGAGGAGGGAGCTGGATGAGGCGCGGAGGCTGGAGGCCGAGAGGGCAGCGGCAGTCCGGAAGCGGCTCGAGGAGAGGCTTGCGGAGTGGTCCGCTTTCGGCTACAACGTCGACGCCCTTCGCGCGGCCCTCGCCGGAGACCTGAAGTCGGCCGAGGCCAGATTCGCGGACTTCGAGAACGCTCTGTTCAGGACCGAGGAGCTCCGCATGGAGTTCCACGAGCTCCTGACAAGAGGAATCGAGGACGTTCCGGGGGCGGAGACCGTGGAGAGGCTCCTCCAGGACCCTCTCAAGCTCCCGCAGGCCGAGAAGGCGTTCAGGGAGTTCAGGCAGAGGGCCGAGGCGACGCTGGAGGCCAGGAGTGCTGAGATGAGGGAGCTCGCCGCGAGGGTCGCCGCACTCAAGGAGAGCGGGGAGGACGTCTCGGCCCTTGAGCGCGCGATGGCGCTGGGTGTTGCGGAGCTGCGGAAGGCTCTTGAGGAGTTCGAAAAGCAAAAGAAGATTAAAGGCCTTGAAGCGACGTGGAAGGGGATAAAAAGGTCGCTCAAGGGGAGTGGGGGGGAGGGGAGCGAGCACGGCGGTGGAGCTGTCAAGAAAGCCAATAAGCAAAGAGAGTAG
- a CDS encoding NAD(+)/NADH kinase has product MDFGIVAKPGLLRAIEASRRVLNFLRGRRGVGRVQVEASLARGLRTEGVPLQRMRADVIVTIGGDGTVLKALQEARGRVFAVNAGVLGFLTEVPIDGVIPGLKRILRGEYIVERRLRLRTDLDGRRLPDSTNEAVVHTSATSKMRHYRIFLSDQLVDDVRADGVIVATPTGSTCYAMSAGGPILDPSVAAFVIVPLAPFKLSSRAFVVPSDRRISVALMDDKPSTLVLDGQHETPLPPGSRVEFSASESPAEFIRFAPDFYARLREKLSHDPCIER; this is encoded by the coding sequence ATGGACTTCGGCATCGTCGCGAAGCCGGGCCTCCTCAGAGCCATCGAGGCCTCGAGAAGAGTGCTCAACTTCCTGAGGGGGCGCAGGGGGGTGGGCAGGGTTCAGGTCGAGGCCTCGCTGGCGCGCGGGCTGAGAACGGAGGGCGTGCCGCTCCAAAGAATGAGGGCGGATGTTATCGTCACAATTGGCGGGGACGGAACCGTTCTCAAGGCGCTTCAGGAGGCTAGGGGGAGGGTTTTCGCGGTCAACGCAGGCGTACTCGGGTTCCTCACGGAGGTCCCGATTGATGGTGTCATACCGGGCCTGAAAAGAATTCTGAGGGGCGAGTACATCGTCGAGAGGAGGCTCCGGCTGAGGACCGACCTCGACGGCAGGAGGCTCCCCGACTCGACCAACGAGGCCGTGGTCCACACCTCTGCGACCTCGAAGATGAGGCACTACAGAATCTTCCTCTCGGACCAGCTCGTCGACGACGTGCGCGCGGACGGCGTCATCGTCGCCACGCCGACCGGCTCGACATGCTACGCAATGAGCGCTGGCGGCCCGATTCTCGACCCCTCGGTCGCCGCGTTCGTAATAGTGCCACTCGCTCCCTTCAAGCTCTCCTCTCGCGCCTTCGTCGTTCCCTCAGACAGGCGAATCTCTGTAGCCCTGATGGACGACAAACCCTCGACCCTAGTGCTCGACGGCCAACACGAGACCCCCCTCCCGCCCGGCTCGAGGGTCGAGTTCTCCGCTTCGGAGAGCCCTGCCGAGTTCATCCGTTTTGCCCCGGACTTCTACG